A genomic window from Euwallacea fornicatus isolate EFF26 chromosome 6, ASM4011564v1, whole genome shotgun sequence includes:
- the LOC136339833 gene encoding uncharacterized protein, whose protein sequence is MSLICTCRRFTIHEFLRRSTLNTLKFHAVNSKPQSKCLLGKIPIVNKPQNRTYFWFFKRRTNREVRLVDNPPEDYELIYRYTFDNMMLSFQHLSLYTAVILGVSYLLKGRQIGVPAEGAKNKNTEKYEKNALGNVMLIAEDSDSIVFLTGYILLFCIFHVIMMRMPVRIYSHPTHKKYLMCFYGSMPNQLKKVPIKAGKLIRKPGTFNLLFKNDMYENKETMEKYILYEHHFKWPADLYILLGEQEYPDVFDKFSDKYEQK, encoded by the coding sequence ATGTCATTAATATGCACCTGCAGAAGATTTACTATTCATGAATTTCTCCGGCGTTCAACGTTAAATACTTTGAAGTTCCATGCAGTCAATAGCAAACCGCAATCGAAGTGTTTATTGGGTAAAATCCCTATAGTAAACAAACCACAAAATAGAACGTACTTCTGGTTCTTCAAACGACGCACCAACCGAGAAGTCCGACTTGTTGATAATCCTCCTGAAGACTACGAGTTAATTTACAGATACACTTTTGACAACATgatgttgagtttccaacatttGAGCTTGTACACTGCAGTTATTCTCGGCGtttcatatttattgaaaGGCAGGCAAATTGGTGTACCAGCAGAGGGTGCCAAGAATAAGAAtacagaaaaatatgaaaaaaacgcATTGGGTAACGTTATGCTTATAGCTGAGGATTCAGATAGTATCGTCTTCTTGACAGGTTATATACTTTTGTTCTGCATATTTCACGTAATAATGATGAGGATGCCTGTTAGAATATATAGTCATCCtactcataaaaaatatttgatgtgTTTTTATGGTAGTATGCCAAATCAACTCAAAAAAGTTCCAATAAAAGCAggcaaattaattagaaaaccagggacttttaatttattgtttaaaaatgataTGTATGAGAACAAAGAAACTATGGAAAAGTATATTTTGTATGAGCATCATTTTAAATGGCCTGCtgatttgtatattttgttaGGGGAGCAAGAATATCCAGATGTTTTTGATAAGTTTAGTGAcaaatatgaacaaaaataG
- the LOC136339834 gene encoding cold shock domain-containing protein CG9705: MSEGDLSHLIPSPLITKRTRSNSTCERILKNNVLYGNIKHFCRAKGHGFISPEDGSADIFVHISDIEDEYIPLTGDRVKYQLCPIPPKFEKFQAVHVHIVELKPVIHKKWEQLD, translated from the exons ATGTCTGAAGGAGATCTAAGTCATTTAATTCCCAGCCCTCTAATTACTAAGAGGACGAGATCCAATTCTAC ttGTGAGAGGATactgaaaaataatgttttatatgGGAACATCAAGCACTTTTGTCGTGCAAAAGGACACGGATTTATATCTCCCGAAGATGGCAGTGCTGATATTTTCGTGCATATTTCCGA tatAGAAGATGAGTATATACCACTGACAGGTGACAGGGTAAAGTATCAGCTATGCCCAATTCCAccgaagtttgaaaaatttcaagcagTGCATGTTCACATTGTGGAGTTAAAACCTGTCATACATAAAAAATGGGAGCAGCTGGATTAA
- the LOC136339832 gene encoding E3 ubiquitin-protein ligase RNF25 isoform X1: MSQQERVQEELEALEAILMEDITISHNEYGCAELVKCVIFPSTANEVEKQYVRVTLEAELPDGYPDCKPVIRLKSPRGLDDSTINHLYREIEKKCAEYLGQAVIYELIELIRESLTESNLPTCQCTVCLYGFAEGDSFTKTQCFHYFHNYCLAKHIIITEKHFKEEQDKLPAWKKATNGFQASCPVCREPICCDVKELKTALPPKELENAQNFELTCDLKMLQQKMQQLFNYQKSRGGIIDIAAEENKLLLITNSNEVPSGDTSEDPGPSLSNNPDQPLSNGLQGRNQRHYSKYSTNR, from the exons ATGTCTCAACAAGAAAG AGTACAGGAGGAGTTAGAGGCACTGGAAGCTATTTTGATGGAGGATATCACAATATCACATAATGAATA TGGTTGTGCTGAACTAGTCAAATGTGTAATATTTCCTTCTACTGCCAATGAAGTAGAGAAACAATATGTGCGTGTTACATTAGAGGCTGAGTTACCTGATGGTTATCCAGATTGTAAGCCTGTTATAAGGCTGAAAAGTCCAAGGGGATTGGATGACTCTACTATTAACCATTTGTATAGAGAGATAGAGAAAAAGTGTGCGGAATATTTGGGACAAGCGGTCATATATGAATTAATTGAG tTAATCAGAGAAAGCTTAACTGAGAGCAATTTGCCAACATGCCAGTGCACTGTATGTTTGTATGGATTTGCTGAAGGGGACAGTTTTACAAAAACCCAATGCTTTCATTATTTCCACAATTATTGTCTTGCCAAACATATTATAATAACTGAGAAGCATTTTAAAGAAGAACAAGACAAGTTACCGGCATGGAAAAAAGCTACTAATGGTTTCCAG GCCAGCTGTCCTGTGTGCCGAGAGCCAATTTGCTGTGATGTGAAGGAGCTGAAAACTGCTCTGCCACCCAAAGAATTAGAAAATGCTCAAAACTTTGAACTTACTTGTGACTTAAAGATGCTGCAACAGAAGATGCAACAGTTGTTCAATTATCAAAAAAGCAGGGGTGGGATTATTGATATTGCAGCTGAAGAGAATAAGCTTTTATTAATCACCAATTCAAATGAGGTGCCATCAGGGGACACTTCTgaa GATCCTGGTCCTAGTCTCTCAAACAATCCTGATCAGCCTTTGTCGAATGGACTGCAGGGCCGTAACCAAAGACATTATTCCAAGTACTCAACAAACAGATGA
- the LOC136339832 gene encoding E3 ubiquitin-protein ligase RNF25 isoform X2, which translates to MNNNRSSGCAELVKCVIFPSTANEVEKQYVRVTLEAELPDGYPDCKPVIRLKSPRGLDDSTINHLYREIEKKCAEYLGQAVIYELIELIRESLTESNLPTCQCTVCLYGFAEGDSFTKTQCFHYFHNYCLAKHIIITEKHFKEEQDKLPAWKKATNGFQASCPVCREPICCDVKELKTALPPKELENAQNFELTCDLKMLQQKMQQLFNYQKSRGGIIDIAAEENKLLLITNSNEVPSGDTSEDPGPSLSNNPDQPLSNGLQGRNQRHYSKYSTNR; encoded by the exons ATGAATA ATAATCGCTCTAGTGGTTGTGCTGAACTAGTCAAATGTGTAATATTTCCTTCTACTGCCAATGAAGTAGAGAAACAATATGTGCGTGTTACATTAGAGGCTGAGTTACCTGATGGTTATCCAGATTGTAAGCCTGTTATAAGGCTGAAAAGTCCAAGGGGATTGGATGACTCTACTATTAACCATTTGTATAGAGAGATAGAGAAAAAGTGTGCGGAATATTTGGGACAAGCGGTCATATATGAATTAATTGAG tTAATCAGAGAAAGCTTAACTGAGAGCAATTTGCCAACATGCCAGTGCACTGTATGTTTGTATGGATTTGCTGAAGGGGACAGTTTTACAAAAACCCAATGCTTTCATTATTTCCACAATTATTGTCTTGCCAAACATATTATAATAACTGAGAAGCATTTTAAAGAAGAACAAGACAAGTTACCGGCATGGAAAAAAGCTACTAATGGTTTCCAG GCCAGCTGTCCTGTGTGCCGAGAGCCAATTTGCTGTGATGTGAAGGAGCTGAAAACTGCTCTGCCACCCAAAGAATTAGAAAATGCTCAAAACTTTGAACTTACTTGTGACTTAAAGATGCTGCAACAGAAGATGCAACAGTTGTTCAATTATCAAAAAAGCAGGGGTGGGATTATTGATATTGCAGCTGAAGAGAATAAGCTTTTATTAATCACCAATTCAAATGAGGTGCCATCAGGGGACACTTCTgaa GATCCTGGTCCTAGTCTCTCAAACAATCCTGATCAGCCTTTGTCGAATGGACTGCAGGGCCGTAACCAAAGACATTATTCCAAGTACTCAACAAACAGATGA
- the LOC136339829 gene encoding protein FAM135A: MSQLQSTIEFSVELYKFYNVDLFQRGIYQIRCSLRVASKMVAEVEVATPDVTTGLGSAVVLGNYGACKPFKILYRNEEIPLKDVVLFRCHMLVDGNNLRDSLDRADFSLMLDLWFSDTTVSAMQLVSSRTLQLNFSPVEGLHYHLPVMFDYFHLSAVSVTIHAALTALVRPPLKKGILRYVQSCAPKTSKSWSKKRTSYCSTTTLTDPVPQVSSQKYYNRINESPRVYLEAYNILLESSNNLKTTIKEYKLLLLQREEIVSDNYDTLIVKYNDYDNTKLLKKNQYKSSSCMDDICAENTKLWNYFLLTFSCKIAIQQLLSKKHHVLRVRRFAELFFLVQNTRKSAMSCFETKYQKYLVVSELTKRSKYMQLLPQLPVHCSFLDGDCATMPIIFEDQYQNPFNYEKRNCEQYDILKPKESTTFRRSRTTDNTKCSCGFEIWEPQNKPTSFSNTIPARHSKSLDHLQTPSSNSFHISMTNILSNDVFSTSKFEAVRNKSIETGYKSVMVSDYKIEARENGRPKEGAKQVENSNVRKYQKNCSKFGNKIKCVNQSTNSNSLFLPRSTSMQTFSPKRRSCNEDRKFSSLINQKIRKKSENLAVIANGESKPTQKLNLFEIGSTSSSTESLVSESSNFRKTGCANRAALSDSIIRKVRSTSCISEELLPLRLNSAAESMPSLNSKLKKLSGDVEYYESGSSTTSEQSGWISSRSSSLGSSTDVTNPVISAIDLKLDRIEKEIIRLSEESKKISDISKKSNKRSSNVFKNDTGCLTSVKGVENGLIKHDKTDCDQTQTPSPQVSMDNIALPPPKQFRDLVSPSSSVTTNVEGDDINEDKALECEDEINAVDNLLYHMIDLPVSNSKRHQLETFNSSDKGDGEINDECHFSKSNLQSEKPFLKAKKEFKSQLAFQGIFYSDLNSFASQVPYFHIADEFRIFSPEGMHLVICVHGLDGNSADLRLVKTYLEMGLPGAYLDFLMSERNQGDTFSDFDTMTDRLVSEILHYLDTSSIRPTRISFVGHSLGNIIIRSALTRPQLKFILPRLHTFLSLSGPHLGTLYNSSGLVNMGMWFMQKWKKSGSLLQLCLKDAADPKMTFLYNLSQKSNLHHFKNILLCGSGQDRYVPLHSARIELCKESIKDASEQGTVYRKMVHNIMQPILAQKELKLLRYDVHHALPNTANALIGRAAHIAVLDSEIFIEKFMVVVGIKYFR, from the exons ATGAGCCAGCTCCAGTCAACCATAGAGTTTTCTGTCGAGctttacaaattttacaatGTGGACCTGTTCCAAAGAGG CATTTACCAGATTCGTTGCTCCTTGCGCGTCGCATCCAAAATGGTGGCAGAAGTGGAAGTAGCCACACCGGATGTGACCACCGGCTTGGGATCAGCTGTAGTTTTGGGAAACTACGGTGCCTGCAAACCTTTTAAGATACTCTATCGTAATGAGGAAATACCTTTAAAGGACGTGGTGTTATTCag ATGTCACATGTTGGTGGACGGTAACAATCTTCGCGATTCATTGGACCGAGCAGATTTCTCTTTGATGCTGGACCTATGGTTTAGCGATACGACCGTAAGTGCTATGCAGCTGGTCTCTTCCAGGACATTGCAGCTGAACTTCTCCCCCGTGGAAGGCCTTCATTATCACCTTCCGGTGATGTTCGACTACTTCCATTTATCAGCTGTGTCCGTTACTATTCACGCTGCCCTTACTGCCTTAGTTCGACCTCCTTTAAA GAAAGGAATTTTACGTTATGTGCAAAGCTG CGCtccaaaaacatcaaaatctTGGAGCAAGAAACGCACGAGCTATTGTTCTACGACTACACTAACCGATCCCGTCCCACAAGTGAGCAGTCAGAAATATTATAATAGGATTAACGAATCTCCCCGCGTATATTTAGAAGCCTACAATATTTTACTGGAATCGAGCAATAATCTAAAAACAACCATAAAGGAATACAAATTGCTTTTGCTGCAACGAGAAGAAATCGTTTCCGACAACTACGATACGCTTATTGTTAAGTATAACGATTACGATAACACTAAG CTCTTGAAGAAAAATCAATACAAATCGTCATCGTGCATGGACGACATTTGCGCAGAAAATACAAAACTATGGAATTATTTTCTCCTGACGTTCAGCTGCAAAATCGCAATTCAGCAATTGCTAAGCAAAAAGCACCACGTCCTACGAGTACGCCGCTTTGCAGAGTTGTTCTTCCTGGTGCAAAACACTAGAAAGTCTGCCATGAGCTGCTTTGAAACCAAGTACCAAAAATATTTGGTCGTGTCCGAACTAACAAAGAG ATCGAAGTATATGCAGCTTTTGCCCCAGTTGCCGGTGCATTGCAGCTTCCTAGACGGGGATTGTGCGACGATGCCCATAATCTTCGAGGACCAATACCAGAATCCTTTCAATTACGAGAAGAGGAATTGTGAACAGTACGACATACTGAAGCCGAAAG aatCGACAACATTCAGGCGATCGAGAACAACGGACAACACCAAATGTTCCTGCGGCTTCGAGATTTGGGAACCTCAAAACAAACCTACAAGTTTTAGTAATACTATCCCGGCTCGACATAGCAAATCACTGGATCACTTGCAGACACCTTCATCTAATAGTTTTCATATTTCTatgacaaatattttaagcaaCGACGTATTTTCCACTTCGAAATTTGAGGCCGTGCGGAATAAATCGATCGAGACAGGGTATAAGAGCGTGATGGTTAGTGATTACAAAATCGAGGCCCGAGAAAATGGGCGGCCTAAAGAAGGTGCAAAGCAGGTTGAAAATTCTAACGTTAGAAAGtaccaaaaaaattgcagtaaatttggcaataaaattaaatgcgTCAATCAATCGACCAATAGCAACAGCTTGTTCCTGCCAAGATCTACGTCGATGCAAACTTTCTCCCCGAAACGGCGGTCTTGTAACGAAGATAGGAAATTTAGCTCTTtgataaatcaaaaaattaggaaaaaaagcgaaaatttgGCTGTTATAGCTAATGGAGAATCAAAACCGACACAAAAGTTGAACTTATTTGAGATAGGTTCAACCAGTAGTTCGACCGAGAGTTTAGTAAGCGAAAGCAGTAATTTTAGGAAAACAGGGTGTGCGAATAGAGCCGCTCTAAGCGATAGTATCATAAGAAAAGTACGGAGTACGTCGTGTATATCTGAAGAGCTGCTCCCTTTGAGACTGAATTCAGCCGCCGAGTCCATGCCTTCGTTGAATTCCAAGCTGAAGAAACTAAGTGGCGATGTAGAATATTATGAGAGCGGATCTTCGACTACTAGCGAACAAAGTGGGTGGATATCTTCCAG GAGTAGCTCTTTAGGATCTAGTACTGACGTAACGAATCCTGTTATAAGTGCTATAGATTTAAAGCTAGATCGAATCGAAAAGGAGATTATACGCTTATCTGAAGAAAGCAAGAAAATTAGTGATATTagtaaaaaatctaataaacgTAGCAGTAACGTCTTCAAAAACGATACAGGTTGTTTGACGAGTGTTAAGGGTGTTGAAAACGGTTTAATCAAACATGACAAAACAG ACTGTGATCAGACTCAAACCCCATCTCCTCAAGTTTCTATGGACAACATTGCCTTGCCCCCACCAAAGCAATTTAGAGATCTCGTTTCACCTTCCAGTTCCGTCACCACGAATG taGAAGGAGACGATATAAATGAGGACAAAGCCCTGGAATGTGAGGATGAAATTAATGCCGTGGATAACTTATTGTACCATATGATAGATTTGCCTGTTTCAAATAGTAAAAGGCATCAACTTGAAACTTTTAATTCATCGGATAAGGGCGACGGCGAGATCAATG ATGAATGCCACTTTAGCAAGAGCAATTTGCAATCGGAGAAACCGTTCCTGAAGGCAAAGAAGGAGTTTAAAAGTCAATTAGCTTTCCAAGGAATTTTCTATTCAGATTTAAACTCGTTTGCTTCCCAAGTACCATACTTCCACATAGCTGATGAGTTTCGGATATTTTCCCCAG AGGGTATGCATTTGGTGATATGCGTTCACGGGTTGGACGGCAATTCCGCCGACCTGAGACTTGTGAAAACCTACTTGGAGATGGGTCTTCCCGGAGCTTATCTTGATTTCTTGATGTCTGAGAGAAATCAAGGTGATACGTTTAGCGACTTTGATACCATGACTGATCG ATTAGTTAGCGAAATCCTACATTACTTAGATACTAGCAGCATCAGACCGACTCGAATAAGTTTCGTCGGCCATTCCTTAGGCAATATAATCATTCGGTCTGCCTTAACAAGGCCACAACTAAAATTTATCTTACCAAGACTGCATACTTTTCTATCACTCTCTGGACCACATTTAGGAACTTTATATAACAGTAGTGGATTAGTTAATATGG GAATGTGGTTTatgcaaaaatggaaaaaatccgGATCGTTGCTCCAGCTCTGCCTCAAAGACGCCGCAGATCCGAAAATGACTTTCTTGTACAACTTGAGCCAAAAAAGCAATTTACAtcacttcaaaaatattttgttgtgcGGATCTGGACAAGACAG atacGTCCCTTTGCATTCTGCTAGAATAGAGCTATGCAAAGAATCCATAAAAGACGCTTCCGAACAGGGTACAGTATACAGAAAAATGGTCCACAATATTATGCAACCGATACTGGCGCAAAAGGAGTTAAAACTCTTGCGGTACGACGTTCATCACGCTTTGCCTAATACCGCAAACGCTCTCATCGGTAGAGCTGCTCATATAGCGGTTCTTGATTCGGAGATTTTCATCGAAAAGTTTATGGTGGTCGTTGGTATTAAGTACTTTCGTTGA